From the genome of Rathayibacter sp. VKM Ac-2804:
GCGCAGCGGGCGGCCGACGACGGCGGCGATCTCCTCGATCCGCTCCGCCTCGTCCGTGGCGTCGACGGTGGGGGTCCCGGCGGAGTTCGGGAGGCGGTACTCGACGTGCTCGGGGGCGGTGTCCGGGAGCCTGCGCTGCTCCTGCTCGTCCGGGTCGCCGGGCGCCGAGTCCTCCGCGGAGCGGCGGGCGTCGGTCCAGGCGGTGCCGTCCCACCAGCGCATCGACCCCGGGCGGGCGTCATCGCGGTACCAGCCCGCAGGTGCGGCGCGTTCGTCGTCCACCGGGTCCCCGTTCTCTCGGCCCGTCGAGTCTACGAGGGGCCCGCGGCGTCCCTCCGCTCGGCGGGGGAGGCCCCGACTCCGCAGAAGCCGCGGTAGTCGCGCTCGACTACCGCGACTCTCGGGGAGTGGAGCGAGGCCGGGAGGCAGAGGCACCTCCGAGTCCGCGGAAGTCGCGGTACTCGCGCTCGACTACCGCGACTTCTGAGGAGTGGGGCGAGGCGGTGAAGTGCCGGGTGACGCGGTGGCGGTCGGGGCGTTCAGAGGGCCGGGTTCTCGTCCGCCGGGTCCTCCGACGCGAAGGCGACGAGCTGGGCCGGGGCGCCGGCGCAGTCGCTGAGGGCCGGGGCGGAGTCGAGGGCGCCGGCGAGCAGTCCGCTCACGTGCCGGGCGTGCCCCGGGTTGATCGGCGCGGGGTCCTCGAGGACCTCCACCAGTCGGTGGAGCACGGCACAGGTGTCCGGACGCGACATGCCGACAACCGTATTGGCGCTCCTCGCGTCCCGGTAGAGGCGATCCGCGCCAGACCCCCCGTCTAGGCTTCCGGGATGACACGTTTCGAAGGCTCCGTCGTCCTCGTCCTCGGTGCCTCCGGCGGGCTCGGGCGCCTGCTCGCGGACGAGCTGGAGCGCTCCGGCGCGACGGTGGTCCGCTCGGGCCGGGACGGCGCCGCACTCGGCGACGCCCCGCTCGTCGCCGATCTGCTCGGCGAGGACGCTCCGCAGCGCCTCGTCGACGAGGTCCTCCGCCGTCACGGGCGCCTCGACGGCGTCGTCGTCGCGGCCGGCGTCGTCGCCTTCGGGCCGTCGGCCGAGCTCGACCCTGCGGTGCTCGAGGAGCTCGTCGACGTGAACGCGCTGGCGCCGATCCGCGTGCTGACGGCGGCGTTCTCCGCACTGTCCGCCTCTGAGCGCCGGCCCTTCGCGGTGACGATCAGCGGGGTGGTCGCCGAGGCGCCGACCGCCGGTCTCGCGGCCTACTCCGCATCGAAGGCGGCGCTGTACTCGTTCGTCCGGGCGTCGGCGCGGGAGTACAAGAAGGCGGGGATCCTTCTCCTCGACGCGCGGCCCGGCCACACCGAGACGGCACTGTCCCAGCACCCCCTCGCGGGCACGGCGCCGCGCTTCGGCGCGGGTCACTCCCCGGAGTCGGTCGCCGTCCGCATCGTCCGCGCGATCGAGGACGGCGAGACGGACCTGCCGCCCGCGGCGTTCGACGCCTAGGCGCCGCGAGGAGCTCCCCGCCTTCCACCTGCCGCCCTCCACAGGTGCCAGAACTCCCGCGCTCTCCACGGATGCAGCCATCGAGCGCCCGAGGGAGGAGCGTGCTCGGCAGCATCGACGCATGGGAATCCGTTATCACGCCTACGCGTTCGATGCCGACCAGACCGAGCGCGCGCTCGCCGATCCGCGGAGCGTCCTCAGCGACGATCCGCTCGCGGACGCCTGGGGGATGCCGAACGGTGCCGTCACCGCGTGCACCGACTTCCGGCGCTCCGTGCCGGAGGGCGACATGCTCCATCTCGACAAGGCGTGGTCGGCGCTGCAGACGCTGACCGCTCCGCGATCACCGGGGCAGCCGCCGCGCCCTGCGCATCGGATGGTGGAGGGGCGGGTCACCGTGCGCGGCATGGGCTGGGACCCCTGCGTGCGCGCCGTCCCTCCGGACGAGGTCGCCGAGATCGCCGACGATCTGATCGCTCTCCGGGCGGAGGTGGAGGAGCAGCTGGCGGAGCATCCCGAGGGGGAGTACGCCCGCCAGTGCCTCGACCGCGCCGTGGAGTTCACGACGGAGGTCGCGCGCTCGGGTCGCGGCTTCGCCTACCTGATCGGCTAGGCGCGTGCTCGTGAGGGTCAGGCCGTCGCGAAGCGCTTCGCCGAGCGCTCGCGGGCCTTCGCCGCCTCGACCTCGCGGTCCTTCGGCGGCGCGGTCGTCACCAGGTCCTCGAGGAGGTGGCCCGTGATGTGGGCGATCTCGGACACGGCGCGGTCGAAGGCCTCCTGATTCGCCTTCGACGGACTGGTGGCCCCGCTGATCTTGCGGACGTACTGCAGGGCGGCGGCGTGCACCTCCTCGTCGGAGGCGGCGGGCTCGAAGTTGTGGAGGGTGTGGATGTTCCGGCACATGCGACGAGGGTACGACCGGCCCGGCCCGGGCGCGAGAGGAGCGGACACCCGCCGTTCACCGGAGCGTCGTGCGGGCGCTCTAGCGTCGCTCCGTGCCCTCCGCCTCCGATCGTTCCCACCGCTCCGACGCCGTCCTCGATGCCGCTCCGGGCACTGCTCCCGACGGCGCGCTCGTGCCCTCGCCCGAGCTGCTCCGCTCGCTCACCCCCGAGGACGCCCGCGACCTCGTGGTGCTCGACGAGGACGACGACGATCCGGTGCTGCTGCGCCGCGACGGCACGCAGATCGACACCTGGCGCGAGGGCTACCCCTACGACGAGCGGATGTCGCGCGAGGAGTACGAGGCCGGCAAGCGGCTGCTGCAGATCGAGCTGCTCAAGCTGCAGAACTGGATCAAGAAGCACGGCCGGCGCCTCGTCGTCGTCTTCGAAGGGCGCGACGCCGCGGGCAAGGGCGGCACCATCAAGCGCTTCACCGAGCACCTCAACCCGCGCGGCGCCCGGGTCGTCGCGCTCGAGAAGCCGACCGAGCGGGAGGGCACGCAGTGGTACTTCCAGCGGTACGTCTCGCACCTGCCCGCCGCGGGCGAGATCGTGCTGTTCGACCGCTCCTGGTACAACCGGGCGGGGGTCGAGCGCGTGATGGGCTTCTGCACTCCGGAGCAGTACGACGAGTTCGTCCGGCAGACGCCGCTGTTCGAGAGCATGCTCGTCGGCGAGGGCATCGACCTGGTCAAGCTCTGGTTCTCGGTCTCGGCCGAGGAGCAGCGCACCCGGTTCACCATTCGGATGATCGACCCGGTGCGGCAGTGGAAGCTCTCGCCCATGGACCTCGCCTCGCTGGACAAGTGGGACGACTACACGGCGGCGAAGGAGGCGATGATGGCGGCGACCGACACGGCCGACGCCCCGTGGACCATCGTCAAGAGCAACGACAAGAAGCGCGCCCGCCTCGAGGCCATGCGCTACGTGCTGAGCCTGTACGACTACGACGGCCGGGACGACGAGGTCGTCTCGCCGCTCGGACCCGACCCGCTGATCGTCGGCTCGGCGGCGGACGTCTACGAGCGCGGCGAGCACGCGGCGACCGCGCGGGCGTCGGACTAGCGCGGGACCGGCAGAGGGAACAGGGGGACGGGATCATGGGGGACGGGACGAGGACGGTCGACGCCGTGCACGACCTGCCGGGGGTGCATCTGCGCTGGCTCGCGCTCGACGAGCAGAGCCTCGGCGCCGAGCGGCTGCTGCCGCTGCTCGGCCCAGCCGAGCGGGAGCGCTACCGCGCGACGGGGTCGGCCGCGGTGGCCGAGCGCTTCGTCTTCGGCCGGGTGCTGCTGCGGATGCTCGCGGGCGAACTGCTCGAGCGGCCGGCGACGGCGGTGCAGGTGACCGCCCGCTGCCTGCGCTGCGGCGGAGCGCACGGGCGCCCCTGGATCGAGGGCGCCGAGCACCTCTCCGTCAGCATCGCGCACTGCGCGGGCGCCGTCGTCGTCGCGGCGAGCAGCGCGGGAGTCGTGGGGGTCGACGTCGAGCCCGTCGAGGGTCCGGCCGAGCGCGGGATCGCGATCACGCGGATCGCCGGCGCCCCCTTCGCTACGGGCGGGTTCCGGGCAGCCGATCCGATCCTGCACTGGACCCGCATCGAGGCGGCGCTCAAGGCGGACGGCCGCGGGCTGGACGTCGATCCGCGGCGCGTCCGCATCCACGAGTCGCGCTTCGCCGCGGAGGCGCGGATCGACGAGTCGCGCTTCCGTCTCGCCGAGCCGCGGATCGACCCGGCGCTCCGCGTGAGCGTCGCGCTGGGTGACGCGGTGGGCGGCGCCGGTCCGATCATCGGCTGGCGCCGCGAGCACGGCGACGCGCTCGAGGACTCGCTCGCCTCAGTGGGCGGGCGGTAGCGGCGGCAGCCGCACCTCGATCAGCCACGCGTCGAGCAGAGCCTCGACGCCGGCGACCCCGGCGTCACCGGCGGCCTCGGCGCAGAGCGCGCGGAAGTCGTCCTCGGTGGCGGTGCCGCCGGCGTGCCGACCGGTCCAGGTGCGCAGCAGCCCGAAGAACGCCGCATCCCCGAGCCGGAGGCGCAGCGCGTGCAGCGCGAGGGCCCCGCGCTTGTAGACGCGGTCGTCGAAGAGATCGACCGGCCCCGGGTCGCCCAGCACGAGGTCCTGGGGCTGGAGCCGGAGCAGCGCGTGGTGGCGGCGCGCCTGCGCGTCGGCGGTGGGCCCGCCCGACTCCTCGGACCACAGCCACTCGGCGTAGCAGGCGAAGCCCTCGTTCAGCCAGATGTGCCGCCAGCGGGCGAGGCCGACGCTGTTGCCGAACCACTGGTGCGCCAGCTCGTGGGCGATCAGCCGCTCCGAGCCGCCGCGGCCGTCGACGTGGTTCGCGCCGAAGACGGCCATGCCCTGCGCCTCGAGCGGGATCTCCAGCTCGTCGGCCGTCACCACGACGGTGTACTGCCGGAACGGATACGGGCCGAACACCTGCGAGAAGAACGCGAGCATGCCGCCGAGCGGAGCGAAGTCGCGCGCGACGCGCGAGGCCAGGGCGGCCGGGCGCGCGAGGGTGACCGCGACTCCGGAGAGCAGGCGGTCCTCGAGCACGTAGCGGCCGATCTGCACCGACGCGAGGTAGCTCGCGGTCGGCTCGAGCTGCTCGTAGAGCCAGGTGCGCCGGCCCGAGCGCTCGCTCGTCTCGAGCAGCACGCCGTTCGCGAGCACGGAGTAGCCCTCCTCCGCGCTCACCCGGATCCGGTAGGTCGCCTTCTCGGCGACGTCGTCGTTGCAGGGGTACCAGGTCGACGCGCCGGAGGGCTGCGAGGCGACGAGCACGCCGTCGGCCAGCTCCTCCCAGCCGAGTTCGCCCCAGTGACTGGCGCGGGGACCCGGGTGGCCGCCGTACTCGATCTCGACGAGCGCGCTCGCGCCGGCCTCGAGCGGTTCGGCCGGCGTGATCCGGAGCTTGTGCGCGCCCTGCTCGGCTCGCGCCTTGCGACCGCCGACCCGCACCCGGGTCACTCGGAGGCGGCTGAGGTCGAGCGAGAAGCGGCGCAACGGCTGCAGCGCGAGGATCCGCAGGGTCGCGCGACCGGCGAGCCGGTTGCTCGACACCCGGTAGTCGAGATCGAGGTCGTAGGACTCGACGCGATACCCGGTGTTGCCGATCCCCGGCAGGTACGGGTCGCCCGCCGACTCCAGTCCGGTCTGCGCGGGGGTCACGCGACGGGCGCGTGGTAGTCGCCGACGCGCACCTCCCGCCACGGGCCGATCGGGTTGCCGCTCCAGCGGCTGCCGGCGGGCACGAGCTCGCCGCGCATCACGAGCGAGGCGGGGCCCACCGTGCCGTGCGCCGCGATCGTCGCCGCGGGGAGGATCACGCTGTGCGGGCCGAGAGTGGCGCCGGCGTCGAGACTCACGAGATCCATGCTCATGATTCGATCATGGAACAGGTGCGTCTGCACGACGCAGCCCCGGTTCACGGTCGCTCCGTCGCCCAGATCGACGAGATCGGCCTCGGGGAGCCAGTAGCTGTCGCACCAGACGCCGCGGCCGATCCGCGCGCCCAGGCTCCGCAGCCACCAGACCAGCGCGGGAGTGCCGGCCGCGGCGTGCGCGAACCAGGGCGCCGCGACCATCTCGGTGAAGGTGTCGGCCAGCTCGCTGCGCCAGACGAAGGACGACCAGAGCGGGTGCTCGCTCGGGCGCACGCGCTGGATCAGGAGCCACTTGGCCGCCGTCGAGACGCCCGCCGCGACTGCGCCGGCCGCGAGCAGGACGACCCCGCCGACCACCGCCGTCGCGAGCGCCCCGATCACCGGCACCAACGCCAGCAGCGCCACGACGACGCCGAGGCCGATCGCGATCGAGACGACGACCGGGACGAAGCGCAGCAGCTCCCAGACGATCCGGGCGGCGCGGAGGCGCGCGGCCGGCCGGAACGTGCGCGCCGACTCCGCCTCGACCACCGTGCGCCGCAGCCGCACCGGCGGCGAGCCGAGCCAGGACGAGCCCGCCTTCGACTTCCGCGGGGCGGAGGAGAGGACCGCCACCAGTCCGCCCGCCGGCACCGTGTGGCCGGGCGCGGCCATCCCGGAGTTGCCGAGGAAGGCGCGCTCGCCGATCTCCGCGCGGGCCAGCCGCATCCAGCCGCCGCCGAGGGCGTAGGAGGCGACGAGGGTGTCGTCGGCGAGGAAGGCGCCGTCGCGGATCGTCGTCATCGCGGGCAGCAGCAGCACGGTCGAGGCCTCGACGTCACGGCCGACCCTCGCGCCGAGCAGCCGCAGCCAGACGGGAGTGAAGAGGCCGGAGTAGAGCGGGAAGAGCAGCGCGCGGGCGTGGTCGAGCAGGCGCTCCGTCGACCAGACCTGCCAGCCGATCCGGCCGCGCACGGGGTGCGTGCCGGCCTGGACGCCGAGGCCGAGCAGGCGCACGAGCACGACGACGAGCCCGCCTAGCACGACGCCGGTGACGGCGACCG
Proteins encoded in this window:
- a CDS encoding SDR family oxidoreductase — translated: MTRFEGSVVLVLGASGGLGRLLADELERSGATVVRSGRDGAALGDAPLVADLLGEDAPQRLVDEVLRRHGRLDGVVVAAGVVAFGPSAELDPAVLEELVDVNALAPIRVLTAAFSALSASERRPFAVTISGVVAEAPTAGLAAYSASKAALYSFVRASAREYKKAGILLLDARPGHTETALSQHPLAGTAPRFGAGHSPESVAVRIVRAIEDGETDLPPAAFDA
- a CDS encoding M1 family metallopeptidase; protein product: MTPAQTGLESAGDPYLPGIGNTGYRVESYDLDLDYRVSSNRLAGRATLRILALQPLRRFSLDLSRLRVTRVRVGGRKARAEQGAHKLRITPAEPLEAGASALVEIEYGGHPGPRASHWGELGWEELADGVLVASQPSGASTWYPCNDDVAEKATYRIRVSAEEGYSVLANGVLLETSERSGRRTWLYEQLEPTASYLASVQIGRYVLEDRLLSGVAVTLARPAALASRVARDFAPLGGMLAFFSQVFGPYPFRQYTVVVTADELEIPLEAQGMAVFGANHVDGRGGSERLIAHELAHQWFGNSVGLARWRHIWLNEGFACYAEWLWSEESGGPTADAQARRHHALLRLQPQDLVLGDPGPVDLFDDRVYKRGALALHALRLRLGDAAFFGLLRTWTGRHAGGTATEDDFRALCAEAAGDAGVAGVEALLDAWLIEVRLPPLPPAH
- a CDS encoding DUF2277 domain-containing protein, with amino-acid sequence MCRNIHTLHNFEPAASDEEVHAAALQYVRKISGATSPSKANQEAFDRAVSEIAHITGHLLEDLVTTAPPKDREVEAAKARERSAKRFATA
- the ppk2 gene encoding polyphosphate kinase 2 yields the protein MVLDEDDDDPVLLRRDGTQIDTWREGYPYDERMSREEYEAGKRLLQIELLKLQNWIKKHGRRLVVVFEGRDAAGKGGTIKRFTEHLNPRGARVVALEKPTEREGTQWYFQRYVSHLPAAGEIVLFDRSWYNRAGVERVMGFCTPEQYDEFVRQTPLFESMLVGEGIDLVKLWFSVSAEEQRTRFTIRMIDPVRQWKLSPMDLASLDKWDDYTAAKEAMMAATDTADAPWTIVKSNDKKRARLEAMRYVLSLYDYDGRDDEVVSPLGPDPLIVGSAADVYERGEHAATARASD
- a CDS encoding DUF1877 family protein; amino-acid sequence: MGIRYHAYAFDADQTERALADPRSVLSDDPLADAWGMPNGAVTACTDFRRSVPEGDMLHLDKAWSALQTLTAPRSPGQPPRPAHRMVEGRVTVRGMGWDPCVRAVPPDEVAEIADDLIALRAEVEEQLAEHPEGEYARQCLDRAVEFTTEVARSGRGFAYLIG